Proteins encoded in a region of the Triticum dicoccoides isolate Atlit2015 ecotype Zavitan chromosome 3A, WEW_v2.0, whole genome shotgun sequence genome:
- the LOC119268314 gene encoding SUN domain-containing protein 5-like, with product MSKKKREGGGGGKGGGGGAHQHRGGGGGPTPVTDVLSMDGGLREVSVSVVFSVWCLLFLLRSQFLNSQTDDPSDFYGERDNYCKVMPLEAYIFPADTASSPTCQSSSSPHPPEALPPSNASGGNSSTEAALVELDEFRSRILQGKADNDSGRHHQRVADGAAHRLEPSGAEYNYAAASKGAKVLAHNKEAKGAANILDGDKDRYLRNPCSADDKFVVVQLSEETLVHTVALANLEHYSSNFKDLELHGSLSYPGEAWELLGRFTAEKGKHAQRFVLAEPRWTRYLRLRLVSHYGSGFYCILSYLEVYGIDAVERMLQDFVASHSPDADAAKAAADARKESGHNDTAGSQVHDRQVEGSGRNESAGDVAKNNGSRVADGKPAQAQGKEAVKQATGRVHGDVVLKILMQKLRSLELGLSTLEEYTKVLNQRYGGKLPDLHNGLAQTGKALEKMKADVEDLVEWKDKVARDVGELRDWKSSVSRKLDHLVRENAAMRWDVEEMRSIQETLQNKELAVLSISLFLACVALFKLACDRLLLLFASKEDDGAGTGWMLVLAASSLTTLIVLLYS from the exons ATGAgcaagaagaagagagaaggaggcggaggaggaaaaGGCGGTGGGGGAGGGGCTCATCAGcacaggggaggcggcggcgggccgACGCCGGTAACGGATGTGCTCTCCATGGACGGCGGCCTCCGCGAGGTGTCGGTCTCGGTCGTCTTCTCCGTATGGTGTCTCCTTTTCCTCCTGCGCTCCCAGTTCCTCAACAGCCAGACCGACGACCCTTCGG ATTTCTACGGCGAGCGCGACAACTACTGCAAGGTGATGCCACTGGAGGCATACATATTCCCGGCCGATAccgcctcctccccgacgtgcCAATCCTCCTCCTCGCCGCACCCCCCAGAAGCACTACCACCGTCCAACGCAAGCGGCGGCAACTCGTCGACCGAGGCGGCCTTGGTGGAGCTGGACGAGTTCCGGAGCCGCATCCTGCAGGGCAAGGCCGACAACGACAGCGGCCGGCACCACCAGCGCGTCGCCGACGGCGCCGCGCACCGCCTCGAGCCTAGCGGCGCCGAGTACAACTACGCGGCGGCGTCCAAGGGTGCCAAGGTGCTCGCCCATAACAAGGAGGCCAAGGGCGCCGCGAACATCCTCGACGGCGACAAGGACCGCTACCTCCGCAACCCGTGCTCCGCggacgacaagttcgtcgtggtgcaGCTCTCCGAGGAGACGCTCGTCCACACCGTGGCGCTGGCCAACCTGGAGCACTACTCCTCCAACTTCAAGGACCTGGAGCTACATGGCAGCCTAAGCTACCCGGGGGAGGCGTGGGAACTGCTGGGGCGGTTCACGGCGGAGAAGGGCAAGCACGCTCAGCGCTTCGTGCTGGCGGAGCCCCGGTGGACGCGCTACCTCCGGCTGCGCCTCGTCAGCCACTACGGCTCCGGGTTCTACTGCATCCTCAGCTACCTCGAAGTGTACGGCATCGACGCCGTGGAGCGCATGCTGCAGGACTTTGTCGCCAGCCACAGCCCCGACGCGGACGCCGCAAAGGCTGCCGCCGACGCCCGTAAGGAGAGCGGCCACAACGACACCGCCGGCTCCCAGGTCCACGACAGGCAGGTGGAGGGCAGCGGGCGGAACGAGAGCGCCGGCGACGTGGCCAAGAACAACGGCTCGAGGGTGGCGGACGGGAAGCCGGCGCAGGCGCAGGGCAAGGAGGCGGTGAAGCAGGCGACGGGGCGGGTGCACGGCGACGTGGTGCTCAAGATCCTGATGCAGAAGCTGAGGTCCCTGGAGCTGGGGCTGTCGACGCTGGAGGAGTACACCAAGGTGCTGAACCAGAGGTACGGCGGCAAGCTGCCGGACCTGCACAACGGGCTGGCGCAGACAGGCAAGGCGCTGGAGAAGATGAAGGCGGACGTGGAGGACCTGGTGGAGTGGAAGGACAAGGTG GCGAGGGATGTGGGAGAGCTGAGGGACTGGAAATCAAGCGTCTCGCGGAAACTAGACCATCTGGTCAGGGAGAACGCGGCGATGAG GTGGGATGTGGAGGAGATGAGAAGCATCCAGGAGACGCTTCAGAACAAGGAACTGGCGGTGCTTTCCATCAGCCTCTTCTTGGCGTGCGTCGCGCTCTTCAAGCTGGCGTGCGACCGCTTGCTGCTGCTCTTCGCCAGCAAGGAGGACGACGGGGCAGGGACGGGGTGGATGCTCGTGTTGGCGGCCAGCAGCCTCACCACCCTCATCGTGCTGCTCTACAGCTGA